The following coding sequences are from one Strigops habroptila isolate Jane chromosome 18, bStrHab1.2.pri, whole genome shotgun sequence window:
- the SLC45A3 gene encoding solute carrier family 45 member 3 has product MFFHNSKTQLLLVNLLTFGLEVCLAAGITYVPPLLLEVGVEEKFMTMVLGIGPVLGLVFVPLIGSASDHWHSSYGRRRPFIWMLCLGVLLSLFVIPHASSLASLFALNPRPLEIAFLILGIGLLDFCGQVCFTPLEALLSDLFQEPDNCRQAFSMYAFMISLGGCIGYLLPAIDWGGSFLAPYLGGQETCLFSLLAIIFLGCVLATLFVTEEAATQADALDGPALKDAPPKPSPPACCSCHISRSSCLLQARHMMQALRNLCTLVPRLHSLYCRIPKVIRRLFVAELCSWMALMTFMLFYTDFVGEGLYHGVPRAKPGTDARRHYDEGVRMGSLGLFLQCITSIFFSTIMDRMVTRLGARAVYLSSVVFFPGAAIVMCLSHSVTVVTVSAALTGFTFSALQILPYTLASLYHHEKQVFLHKYKSKEEEAAARLDKKSAFSKGLLSSQKLPYQNGHSGSLFSSSSSSPAPAASSALCVSSSCDVSLRMMVGEPDSVAPGRGICLDLAILDSAFLLSQVVPSLFMGSIVQFTQSVTAYMVSAAGFGLVAIYFATKVVFDKSDMAKSVV; this is encoded by the exons ATGTTCTTCCACAACAGCAAGACCCAGCTTCTGCTGGTCAACTTGCTGACGTTCGGCCTGGAGGtgtgcctggctgcagggatAACCTACGTGCCTCCGCTGCTGCTGGAAGTGGGTGTGGAGGAGAAGTTCATGACCATGGTTTTGG GGATAGGACCTGTCCTTGGCTTGGTTTTTGTCCCGCTGATCGGATCCGCCAGCGACCACTGGCACAGCAGCTATGGCCGGAGGAGACCTTTCATCTGGATGCTTTGCCTGGGAGTCCTGCTCAGCCTCTTCGTTATCCCACACGCCAGCAGCCTGGCCAGCCTGTTTGCCCTCAACCCTCGGCCTCTGGAGATTGCCTTCCTCATCCTGGGCATCGGCTTACTGGACTTCTGTGGCCAGGTCTGCTTCACCCCGCTGGAGGCTCTGCTCTCAGACCTCTTCCAGGAGCCAGACAACTGCCGCCAGGCCTTCTCCATGTATGCCTTCATGATCAGCCTGGGGGGCTGCATTGGCTACCTGCTTCCAGCCATCGACTGGGGTGGCAGCTTTCTGGCCCCATACCTGGGAGGGCAGGAGACCTGCCTCTTCAGCCTCCTTGCCATCATTTTCCTCGGCTGTGTGCTGGCCACGCTCTTTGTGACAGAGGAGGCAGCCACCCAGGCGGATGCTCTGGATGGCCCAGCCCTGAAGGATGCTCCCCCTAAACCctcacctcctgcctgctgctcttgCCACATCTCCAGGAGCTCATGTCTCCTGCAGGCCAGGCACATGATGCAGGCCCTGAGGAACCTCTGCACGCTGGTGCCACGGCTTCACAGCCTCTACTGCCGCATCCCCAAGGTCATCCGGCGCCTGTTTGTGGCcgagctctgcagctggatggCACTCATGACTTTCATGCTGTTCTACACAGACTTTGTTGGGGAAGGGCTGTACCACGGTGTCCCCAGGGCCAAGCCAGGCACGGATGCCAGACGCCACTACGATGAAG ggGTCCGCATGGGCAGTTTGGGCCTGTTCCTGCAGTGCATCACATCCATCTTCTTCTCGACAATCATGGACCGGATGGTGACGCGCTTAGGGGCGCGCGCGGTGTACCTGAGCAGCGTGGTGTTCTTCCCCGGGGCTGCCATCGTCATGTGCCTCTCCCACAGCGTCACCGTCGTCACCGTCTCGGCTGCTCTGACAGGCTTCACCTTCTCTGCACTCCAGATCCTGCCTTACACGCTGGCATCGCTGTATCATCATGAGAAACAG GTGTTTCTGCATAAATACAAGAGCAAAGAGGAGGAAGCTGCAGCTCGCTTGGACAAGAAATCCGCTTTCTCCAAAGGCCTGCTTTCCAGCCAGAAGCTGCCTTACCAGAACGGACACTCTGGGagcctcttctcctcctcctcttcctcccctgccccagctgccagctcagctctgtgcGTCAGCTCCTCCTGCGACGTCTCCCTCAGGATGATGGTGGGAGAACCGGACTCGGTGGCTCCCGGCCGAGGGATCTGCCTGGACCTGGCTATTTTGGACAgtgctttcctcctctctcaGGTTGTCCCTTCCCTCTTCATGGGCTCCATCGTCCAGTTTACGCAGTCGGTGACTGCCTACATGGTGTCAGCTGCTGGTTTCGGCCTCGTAGCCATTTACTTTGCAACCAAAGTTGTCTTTGATAAGAGTGACATGGCCAAGTCCGTGGTGTGA